Genomic segment of Leptospira barantonii:
CGAGCAGTTGGTGATTGCGGATTCTTTCCTGAAATTGTTCCTGAGCGGTGACTAAAACGATCTCTAACGGAAGTTTTTTTCTGACAAGACGATTGGCCGCGACGATTCCCGCGTAACCTCCGCCTGCGATCAAAACTGTTTTACCTTGTGACATGTTTGCCTCCCTGTCTGTAAGGAAGACGCGGCTGGGAATTTTCCCGTGACAGAAACTCGTAAATTTTTTCTTTCTTGAAACCCACTTCGAATCGGCGGGGTAACTCAGCATCCACCTCTCTATGGATCGGTGTCTATGAATATGTAATTAGAATTGTTCTAAATTCGAATTGACAGAAGAGCCCGTCGTTCGAACCATTGACCCAGGATGGTCCACATGTTTAGGATTTTGTCCATTTTGTTTCTCATCTCTCTCCTTGTAGCCTTCGGCGCTTGCAAGGAACCCGTTCAAAAAACGGAACTGGAAGGTTTCGTAGTAAAAAACGTAATTCATCCCAACAACAATCCTTACAATAAGGACAAGGTGGAATTGGGAAAACTTCTCTATTTTGATAAGCGACTTTCTCTCAAAGGAGATACGAACTGCGCCATCTGTCATTCCGTGGAAATTCAAAACTCGGAAAAAAATTCAGCGCCGAGAAACAAGATCCACAATTCTCCGGCCCCATCTTTGACGAACGTAGGTTTGTATAAGGACGTATTCTCCGATCCTCAAGCGAACGATCTCGAAGATATCGTAAAGGAAAGAGTTCACACCGCGGTGATGTTGAAGGACGAAAAGACGATCGTCGCAAGACTCAATCAGGTTCCCGAGTACAGAGAACTTTTCGAGAAGTCCTTCGGATCTCCCGGCATCACGATGGACCGAATCGTTAAGGCGATCTCCGCGTTCGAAAGAACGATCGTATCCAAGAATTCCAAATTCGATCGTTATGTGATGGGGGAAGAATCAGCGCTTTCACCCGCGCAGAAACGCGGCCTGGACGTTTTTATGAACAAGGCAAAATGTTCTCAATGTCATAAAGGCCCGAATTTTTCGGATTCGGAAAAACACACCACGGGTTTGAGCGGAATCGAACAAAAGATAAGAACCCCGAGCTTACGCGACGTGAGTAAGAAGAATGAATTCATGCACAACGGAAAGTTTACGAAATTAGAAGACGTCGTAGATCATTTCGTAAAAGGCGGTTCCAGAGGTTCCATCGAAGATCCTCTTTTGAAACCTTCCACGATTACGGAAGTGGAAAAGAAGGATCTGATCGAGTTTTTGAAATCTCTGGAAGGGGAATCTCATCCATTAGAAATGCCTAAAATTCCAAAGGCATAATATAGGAGACTCGTTTCTCAACTTCCCGAATCTATTTTTTCCAAAAGCGCGATCAGGATTCTTCTTTCTTCAAAGGTCGTATGTTTATAGATCCTCGTGAACATTTTTCTGGAGGAGCGAACCACCGCGGATCTCGCGGCCTTTCCTTTTTCCGTTAAGACGATTTCCGAAATCCTAGAATCCTGTACATTCTTAAAACGTTCCACGTAACCGTTGGCGACCAATCGTTTGACGATTTGTGTGACCGTGGATCGATCCCTAAAAACTTTTTTCGAGATGGAAGTCATCGACTCCGGAATTTTATTTCGTAAGGCGCAGAGAACGGCTCCTTGTGTAGGGCTTATATCCTTATACCCTTCTTTTTCATAACTCAAAGAAAGGCTGAAGAAGATTCTTTCCGAGATTCCGGAGAGTAAGTGTACGATCTTTTCGGGTTGCGCGCTCATACAACACGGCTCCTAAAAATGCTTTGTACCAAAAGCAAATACCGACATCGGAGATTCTTCTTCGAATCAAATACGTTGACCGATCCCGATCGAGTTATAGACAAATATTTATGAAACAAACTTCATCCATTTCTAACTTTGAAAGTATTGAGATCAACGAAAAATACAACGGGCCTCCCAAGAGCGGAAACGGGGGATACGTCGCGGGTATTACGGCCAATCGAATCGAGAACAACGCGGTTGTTATCAAAATTAGGGCGCCGGCTCCGTTGAACGAAACCTTGTATTATTCTCGGGACCCGAGCGGAAGCGGAATTAAATTATTGAGTAAGGGAACGAACTCGGTCATCGCGGACGCAAAGGAAGATTCAGAATTTTATATGGATGTTCCAGAGTTGAATTCTTCGTCGTTGGAAGGAATTCAAAATCCGGAACAGGAATACCTGGGTTTTCACAAACATCCGTTTCCAACCTGTTTCGTATGCGGTCCGAATCGGAATCACAAGGACGGGATGAGAATTTTTCCCGCGAAGATATCGGATCAGGTCGGGTTTACACATCTGCACGGCGCGTTTTGGAATCCTTGGAAGGATTTGAGCGGAACGGACGGAAAGATTCGCGATGAGATCGTATGGGCCGCTCTGGATTGTCCCGGAGGTTTCGCGGCTTCTTATGTGGAACCGACCTTGATCGTATTGGTAAAATTGCGGGGACGACTTTTGGAAAGTATATTTCCCGAAGTTCCGTACGCGATTCAAGCCTGGGAGATCGGAAGGAATCGCAGACAAAGAATCGCCGGAACGGCGATCTACAGAATCGACGACCGCAAATGTGTGGCGTATTCGGAAGCATTGTGGATGGTTCCCGGAAACTGGAATCCGGACAATCAAAAAGAATTATAAAAATTGAATATAATCAAAATCAAACGAGGGACTGATCATGTGTGTCCAAAAAACGCCTACCTTGAGCTTAGTAAACGCTTACTTTTTTCAAACCATGCAGGGATATTTACATTACAAATACCGGAGCATCAAAAGAAAACTTTTTGAAAACTTACCGGATAAGATCGTAGAGTTGGGTCCGGGAGTTGGTTCCAACCTGAGATACTTCAAACCCGGTACAACTTTATTGGCCGTAGAACCGAACGCAGGAATGCATTCTCTTTTGAAAAAGAATTCGGAGAAGTATTCCGTCAAAATCGAACTGGTAAACCTATCCGCGGAAAAACTTCCGTTTGCGGATTCTTCCGTGGACGCAGTGGTTTGCAGTTTGGTTCTTTGCACCGTTGAAAAACCGGATCAAGTTTTGAAAGAAATCAAACGTGTTTTGAAAGCGGGAGGAAAGTTCGTTTTTTTGGAACACGTTGCGGCGGAGCACGGATCCTGGATAGAATGGATTCAAAAGATCGTCTTTAAACCTTGGCTTTGGTTTTTTGAGGGATGTCGTCTGAACCGAGATACGTATCAAACTCTGCAGAACGCGGAGTTTTCGAATTTGAAAATCGAAAGGAGTTCGCTCTCTACGATTTTTTTACCGATCCGACCCCATATATACGGGATTGCGACTAAGTAATAAAGAAATTTATTTTTGTTCGGAAGTGTTCGAGGCGGATGCCGCGCTTTGAAGCAGTGCGGGGTCCGCCATCTTCATCAAACGATCGATGATATCGTTTACGTTGACGCCGAATTTTTCGAAGATATGATTCTTAGCGAGTTCGTAACGAAGAATGTCGATGTTCAACTGAATCTTGGATTGAGTCACTTGGAGTTCGGATTGAATCACGTTGTCCAAAGCGGCCTTAACTGCGACCGCCGTGAATCTACCCTGACGAAAACGTTCGGAAAGACCCCTGTAGTATTTACTTGCTTCTTCCCTTCTCTTTTTTGCGCCTTCAAAAAGATCCTTATCCGCGACAATGGCCGCATAACGGTTCGACAATTCTTCTTTGATGCTCAGTTTGAGTTCGGCTTCTTTCTTTTCTAAATTCTCCACATCCAATTTGGCGTTTCGAATATCGGCCTTGATTCCCTTGTCCCAAAGAGGATAAGAAAATTGGAATGCGGCGTAAGCTTCCGGATATTTAAAGGAAGCGATTCCTCGGTTCGTATCGGAAATGTTCTGTTGAGGAGAAACGATGTTCTGACCTCTCGTGGAATAAGCTCCCGATACTTTCAACGAAGGCATGTCTTCGGCTTCTTTGATTCTCAGATTGAGTTCTGCGATTTCCCTTTGTTTGCGAAGATTCTTCAGATCGGTTCTATGATCCAAAGCGAATAGATAATCCTTTTCCACTTCGAAGTCCGCAGGAACCTCTTCTTGAAGATCGGTAACACCTTCGATTTTGGAAGTTGGATCCGCGTTTAAAATACGAATCAGGTTTCTTTCCGCTTCCTTACGGGAAACCTTCGCCTTTTCCAAGTTCCCCGCGGTTTGGGAAAGAATGGAACTCCAAAGATTCACTTCAAAATTTTCTGAAAGACCGAGGTTGCGTTTTCTTGCGGTAAGGTCGCGGATGTTTTTTGTGTTGGATTGCAATTCTTCCAAGGTTTTCACGTTGGAATCGTAGATATTCAAACTCCAGTATTGAACGAGGGTTTGAACCACGAGTTGGGAAAGAGTATAGATCAATTCTTCCCTTTTGATAACCGTATTTTGTCTGATGATTGCGTCTTTGTCTTTCTGAGTTTTCCCAAAGCTATATTTGAGAAGTTCCTGGCTTAAAGTGATCGTAAGCGCACTTGTGTACTGCGGAGGAATCGCAAGAAAAGTCAGGTTTGACGGAGTGGTTTGCGGGTTTTCAAACGCGCTTGTATCGAAACGGGTAGTGCTTGCTTCGAACTTTGCGTAGGTTCCGGTTCTGAAATTCTTTTCAACACCGACGCTGAGTTTGTCCTGACTTTGTTTTTGTCCGGCAAAGACGTTGTTTCGGTTGTTGGGAAGATTCGTTTTAAAGACCGTGATCCCGCCTATGAGATTCCAAGTGAACTGAGACTCGTTTTTGAGTTCCGTTCCGTCGGCTTTTACGTATTCCATCTTTGCGTTTTGGATCGTGATGTTTTTTTCGAGGACGTGATTGACCGCTTCACGAAGAGTTAAACGCAGTACCCTTCTCGAATCGCTTAGGTTCCCTTCGGAAGATTTTTTTTCCTCTTCCAAAACGGCCTCTTCCGGTAAAATGTCCTCACCGATTATAGGTTGCGTTGCTACAAAAAGGATGGTTCCGAAAATGAGAAGATTTCTGAATTTTCCGCGAGTCCTTTCCTTTTTGAGATCCATGTAAGTGCCTACTTAATGGACATGGTTGAATGCAGGAAGTTTTTTACAAATCGAAAAATGAATTTTACGGGTCTAAAAGAGAACAATTCAATGAATTTACATTCACATAATCCCAATCGTCTCCTTCAAGAGAAAAGTCCTTATCTCCAACAACATGCGTACAACCCTGTGGACTGGTTTCCATGGGGTGAGGAAGCCTTAACCAAAGCAAGGGATCAGGACAAACTCATATTCTTATCGATAGGTTATGCGACATGTCATTGGTGCCACGTGATGGAGAGAGAATCCTTTGAAAATCAAACCATTGCGGATTATCTAAATTCTCATTACGTTTCGATCAAGGTGGATCGGGAAGAACGGCCCGATATCGATCGAATTTTTATGGACGCGTTGCACGCGATGGATCAGCAGGGAGGTTGGCCGCTCAATATGTTTTTGACTCCGGACGGCAAACCGATCACCGGAGGAACGTATTTTCCGCCCGAGCCGCGATACGGAAGAAAGAGCTTTTTAGAAGTTTTGAATGTGATTCAGGGTGTGTGGAGCACGAAACGTCAGGAACTGATCACGGCTTCCACGGAACTTTCGCAATATCTGAAAGAATCCGGAGAAGGACGCGCGAACGAAAAACAAGAGGCAGGTTTTCCTGCGGAGAATAGCTTCGATGCGGGATATTCCCTTTACGAAAGTTATTACGATCCTCAGTTCGGCGGCTTTAAAACGAATCATGTCAATAAATTTCCTCCGAGCATGGGGCTTTCGTTTTTGCTTCGATATCATCATTCTTCCGGAAATCCCCGTGCGCTGGAAATGGCCGAAAACACGCTTTTAGCGATGAAACAAGGCGGAATTTACGATCAGGTCGGGGGCGGTCTTTGCCGTTATTCCACCGATCATCACTGGTTGGTTCCTCACTTTGAGAAGATGCTCTATGACAATTCTTTGTTTTTGGAAAGCCTTGTGGAATATTCTCAGGTTTCCAAAAAGATTCCCGCGGAGTCGTTCGCATTGGACGTGATCGATTATCTACATCGGGACATGAGAATTCCAGGAGGTGGAATCTGTAGCGCGGAAGACGCCGACTCGGAAGGAGAAGAAGGACTTTTTTATATCTGGGATCTCGCGGAATTCAGGGAAGTCTGCGGCGAAGATTCTTCCTTGCTCGAAAAATTTTGGAACGTTACCGAGAAGGGAAACTTCGAAGAGAAGAATATTCTTCATGAAAGTTATCGAAGCGCGGTCGCGAAACTCGACTCTGAGGAATTGAAGCGCATCGACGCGGCCTTGGAAAGAGGCAGAAAAAAACTTTTGGAAAGAAGAAGCAAACGGATTCGTCCCTTGCGCGATGATAAGATTCTTACTTCTTGGAACGGTCTTTATATCAAGGCTCTTGTCAAGGCCGGTTCCGCGTTTCAAAGGGAAGAATTTTTGGTTCTCGCGGAAGAAACGTATTCTTTTATAGAAAAAAATCTGATCGATTCAAACGGAAGAATCTTACGAAGATTCCGAGACGGAGAATCCGGTATATTAGGATATTCGAATGATTACGCGGAGATGATCGCGGCTTCGATCGCGTTGTTCGAAGCGGGTCGAGGAATTCGTTATCTGAAAAACGCGGTCCTTTGGATGGAAGAGTCGATTCGTTTGTTCCGTTCTCCTGCGGGTGTGTTTTTTGACACCGGATCGGACGGAGAAGTTCTTTTGAGAAGAAGCGTGGACGGTTACGACGGTGTGGAACCTTCTGCGAACAGTTCTCTTGCGTATTCTTTGGTGAAGTTATCCTTGCTCGGTGTTCACTCGGATCGCTATCGCGAAATTGCGGAATCCATCTTTTTGTATTTTACGAAAGAATTGTCCACACACGCTTTGAGTTATCCGTTCCTTCTTTCCGCGTATTGGACTTATAAACATCATTCGAAAGAAATCGTTTTGATTCGTAAGAATGGAGAAGCGGGTAAGGATCTTTTGTCCGCGATCGGTAAGAAGTTTTTACCGAACTCGGTGGTTGCCGTCGTAAACGAGGACGAACTCGAGGAAGCGAGAAAACTTTCTTCTCTTTTTGAGGCAAGAGACAGCGGGGGAGGCGCGCTCGTGTATGTTTGTGAAAACTTTGCGTGCAAACTTCCCGTGGACAACGTTGCCGATTTGGAAAAGTTTCTCGAGTAGTAAATTCAATTTTGCAGGCGCTTTGTCGGAGTTCCGACAAGGCCGAGGGTCGAATCGCGTTTGACAGGATGCGATTTTTCTGTTAGAGGAGAATTGCGGGAGTTTTCCCACAAACCCGCCACCTCCACCCAATGCGGGTGGGGGCCGCCTCGCGATCACGATCGAATTGTCGGAGTTCCGACAAAGTGCGCGCTTCAATATCCGAGTTTGTGAAACATCTCGTTTGTGGCTTTGGCGCCTTGACAGTTGAGATGGATTTGATCCGAGTAATATTCAGATTTCATAAACTGTTTTTCAAACTGAAGAACCTTCAGATGCGGATACTTCGTTTTCAAAGGTTCGAACGCTTTCCAGAATTTCGAAAAATAGTTCGTGGGTTCTATATAATCCGGAAAAGGCATTACGATATAATAAACCTGGATGTTTTGATCCCGTGTGTAATTTAAAAAATCCTCGAACGCGGAAAAGTCGAAAGAAGGTTCCGTTTTGTAAGGAGCCAATACCTCGTCTTTGAGTTTGTCCTGACTCATCTGATAAAGAATGGCGTGTTGCGGTTTCATCCGGTCGGAGATATTGAGTCCCCCGTTCTGAAAATTCAACTTCTCCGAAATCCATTTGTTATCTCGGAAATTACTTTCGGGCGGCATACACTGAGGAGTATAAAGTTCGTCACAACCGCAGTCGAGTTTCATCTTCGCTTCTTCGGGTTTGTAGTTTTCGTATGAGAAAACGTTTAATAACGCCTTTCTGTATCTGTATGTGGAGAATGCGTTCGGGATCGAAGCGGAAAGGACGTATAAAAGTTCGGGTCCCTTGTATTGTTCCACCATTTCTCTCATGGAAAACAAATGGAGAATCCTGTGCGAAAAAAACTTCCAGTTGATTTCGGAAACTGTTTTTTGCATGGTCGCCGGAGCGCTTTCCATTACGAAATTCTTATACGTTAAACCGGAAACGAAACGGTTCACCAAATATTCAGAAAGACTCATATTCGGTTTTACGTATTGGATCAAAGTAGGATCGATGATCGGTTCTCCGTAACCTCTTGTGATAAGTCCGGGGCTGGACGCGAAAAGGATGAATTCCGGTTTTTTATTTCCGGCTTTTAGATATTTGGAAAGATAATGCGTATAATAACGCGCTCCCATAGCGGGAAGGCTAAAGTTATAAACCTTGGACGAGGAAGAGGGAACCAAGGACATACTTCTGGAATCCCCGAAGATCAATCCGTCGTAGTTCAAGGCTCCGGATTCCATATTCTTACGGACGTTGTTTACCAGAAAAACTTCGGTATGTTCGTAAAAATAGATTTCCGTGAACCGAGCCGTAAGCTCGATCGCAACCACGATTCCGAGAAGGATTAAAACGACTTTATTCTTAAAAAGCGAAGTAAATGACATTTTTGCCGAACACACCTTTTAGAACTATGCAGTAAAAGAAAAACAGATACGTAAGAATTCGGATTACTGCAGGTTTTTCGAATATAAAGAAAGCTGAATTGTTCTTATAGTGGAAATAATCCCAGAGGAGGAGAGGCCCGATAACCTTGATGATTTCCGTGAAATAATTGGCGATGCTGATCTGATCGTTCGGACCTTTGAGCGTGAAAAAGTTTTCGAAGATACTCGCCAAAAGAATTCTCGCGTGTTGACCGTCGTAACTTCTGAAGAAGATGGACGTCATCGCGAACATAAACGTGGTGAAAAAACAGGACCAGAAAAAGAATCCCTTCGTAAAGAACGCGTGATTTAAAAAAGGAAACGCACTTTTTGCGGAGAGTTTCAACTTTTCGAACGGTTCCTTGAAGATCATATAAAGAACGATGTAAAGACCGCAGGCAAGTCCCCAGAACGCGAAGTTCCAACTTGCACCGTGCCAAATTCCCGAAAGACCGAAGATGATGAACAAGTTTCTAAAATTGTAAAGTCTGCTTACCTTGCTTCCGCCTAACGGGATGTATACGTAATCCGTGAACCATCGGTTGAGCGTAACGTGCCATCTGCGGAACAGTTCTCGAAAATTCACGCTGAACTCGGGCGTAATGAAGTTCTCGCTCAGATTGAATCCGAGTAAAAACGCGGAACCTCTTGCAATATAAGAATATCCCGCAAAGTCGCAGTAGATCTGAAAGAAAAACGCCAAAAACGAAAGAATGATATGAATCGCGGAATGCCCGCCCGCTAAATCCGGATTCGCCTTATAGATCAAAGGATTGTCGAGAAAAACGAGGTTTACGAGTTCGGCGAGGTTGTCCGCGACGTAGGTTTTCATATAAAAACCCACGAGAATCAAAAGACAACCCTTGTAAAAAAGATCCAAGTTGATCTTTCTGTCTTCCTTGATCTGAGGAAGAAGATCTCCGGCTCTTTCGATTGGACCCGCGACCAACTGCGGAAAAAAACAAACGAACAAAGAGAAATCGATCAGGTTCGTTTCCGCTTTGAGTTTGCGATAATAAACGTCGATCACGTAAGAAAGCGTTTGAAACGTAAAAAAGCTGATTCCCACCGGGAGAATGATCTGTAAAAAAGTCGCGTCCTGAAACAAGGTCGGATCTTCCACTCCGAAAAGACCGGCCGAGGTTTTGACCGCGACGCTTAGATTCTCTATAAAAAAATTATAATATTTGAAAAAGCCGAGCATCCCCATATCGATCACGATCGCTAAGAACAAAAGCCATCCTCGGATCTTGTTGGATTCTTTTTGTTCTATGAGAAGAGCGATGTAGAAGTTCGAAACGGAAACGAAGATGATTAGAATCAAAAAGATCCAGTCCCACCAGCCGTAGAACGTATAAGACGCGATCAGAAGAAAAATATTCTGAATGTTGGTAGACGTTTTTCTTGCGGCGAAAAAATAACAAACCGCCAAAACGATTAGAAAGAAATAAATAAAGACCGCAGAGTTAAAGATCATGATCGACGGACCGATCCGAAAGGAACGGTTTCTCCTTTAGAGTTCCATTCTCTTGGCGTCTCGCCAGAGTCTGTCTAGATTATAATATTCTCTTTTTTCGGGAGTCATGATATGAATGATGATTTCGCCGAAATCTAAAAGTGTCCAACCCGAGTTCGCTGAGGTTCCGGTTTTATCCGCTTCCTTGTGCGCTAGTTTATATTCTTTTAATGTTTTTCTGACTTCTCTTGCGACTGCGTTCGCTTGAACGGCCGAGTTGACGGTGCAGATGACGAAGTAACTTAGATAGCTATTCACACCTTCTAAGTTTAGAATGCTGACTTCTTCACATTTTTTATCCACCATGATGTCGTGGATGATCTGAAGAATTTCTTTGGTTGTTGGGTTTTGTTTGGGAGCGGGGGTCATGAATCTTTATTTTCTCGGTTCGTAATCGGAGCCGACCACGACGGTCGCGTCGAGGCCAAGATCCTTTCTCAGTACGTGATGTACTTCTGCTTTTTCTAATACTGTCGATATGCGGTCCATGATCGCCGTGTTTCCGGAACGATCGATGACCACTGTTTTAGGAAATCCTTTTTTCCAAGCGTTGTCCGCGGCGAGAACCTTGATTCTTTTATCGGAAAGAATACTGCGAACGTCCTTTGCAAGACCCGCTACTTCGGTTCCGTTCAACACTTCGGTTCTTGCGAATTCCGCGTCCATAAAAACATCGGAGTTCATGTCCTTGGAGAATTTGCGAAACGCAACTCTGGCTCTCGCTATATCGGTCTTCAGATAAAGTTTTTTCGTCTTAGGGTCGTTAGACGGTTCACCCGGAAGTTCCGAAATGCCGAATTGAATTCTTCTGGAATTGGCGAACTTAACAAGACTTACAAAATCCTCTTTGGAAAGATCGGATTCGATCAGACTGTGAGCGAAGATCAGAAGAGGAGTGGTTAAGAATTCTTTTCTTTGGGAAAGAGTTTCATACAAAGTAAGCACCGCGCTTTCTTGACGGCTGATTCTTTCCAAGTAATCCAAGGTTTCTTTTTTATCCATCTTACTCGCGTAGTCGTACACGTCTTGACCGGACATCGTATAAACGCCCGGTTCACGGTTGTATTCGGAAGAATTGCGTACGGTTTTGTTATCCGTATAAACGCTCAAACCTCCGAGAAGATCCACGATACGAATCCAATTGGATGCGGTAAGAGAAATCGTATAATGCGGCTTGGCTCCGATCAAATCGGTGACCGCGCTTTTCACGGAGGACTTGGCCCCCGATTTCAAAAGATCCAAGGAATCGTCCGGATCGTCGAACGATGTGATCGGATGAATAAAATATAACGCGCAACGATTGTTCGAAGGAAACAAGGTTGCCAAAACGCCGAATTCGTATTCTTCGTTATCGCCGAGAGCATGAAATAAAAAATAGATCGGTTTACCGGCCGCGATTTTTTCTTCCAAACCGGTTCGATTGAATTTGCTAATCAGAAAGATAAGTGCGGAAAATAAGAGAATACCCGCGGCGATATAAAGCGGCCAGCCGGTTGTTTTTTTAGAAGGTTCTTTTGAATCCAAACGTGCGCTCCGATTCCATTTCAAACCGGAAAACCTGACTGTCAAACGGTTATTTTCCGAATGTTTTTCGTTTCAAAGCGGAGAATCGAATCGCGTACGATCGAACTTTTATTGACGAAGATTGAAAACTTCCTAAAAATCCATTCTTACGTTTTAAATCCAATCGGCCTTTGCCCGGGAGAATCAAGTGAAATCAACGATGATGAATTATCAACTAACCGTTCCCGCCATTTTAAGAAGAGCTTCCGAGGTTCATCCCGAAAAAGAAATCGTAACGAAGATGAACGACGAATCGATGCACCGTTATACGTACGGAGAATTTTCGGTTCGTGTTAAAAAGCTGATCGATTCTTTGCAAAAACTCGGGATCAAACCGGGGGATCGGGTCGCGACGTTTGGGATGAATCATTATCGGCACTTGGAAGTTTATTTTGCGGCTCCTTCGATGGGTGCCGTTCTTCACACGTTGAACGTCAGACTTTTTCCGGAACAACTCGTGTATATCGTAAACGACGCGGAAGATTCCGTGATCTTCGTGGATAAAAGTTTGAGTAAGATTCTTTACGATCTGCTTCCTCAGTTTAAAAAGAAACCGAAGTTCGTTCTGATGGACGATCTCGAGGCGATGGAATCCGCGCCTTTGCCGGATTTAGTAGATTATGAAATTCTAATTCAGAATGGAAATCCGGATGTCGCCTTACCCGAGTTAGACGAAAATTCGGCCGCGGGAATGTGTTACACATCGGGAACGACCGGAAATCCGAAGGGAGTCGTATACAGTCATCGTTCGATCTATCTGCACAGTATGTCGATCTGTATGTCCGATAGTCTCGGGGTTTGCGAGAAGGAAACGATTCTTCCCGTGGTTCCGATGTTTCACGCGAACGCCTGGGGAATTCCGTTCGGTTGTGTGATGACCGGAGCGATTCTTGTGTTTCCGGGAAAACATCTTTTGGGTCACGGGCTTGCTTCCCTTTTGGAACAAGAGAAGGTGAGTATGGCCGCAGGAGTTCCCACGATTTG
This window contains:
- a CDS encoding cytochrome-c peroxidase — encoded protein: MFRILSILFLISLLVAFGACKEPVQKTELEGFVVKNVIHPNNNPYNKDKVELGKLLYFDKRLSLKGDTNCAICHSVEIQNSEKNSAPRNKIHNSPAPSLTNVGLYKDVFSDPQANDLEDIVKERVHTAVMLKDEKTIVARLNQVPEYRELFEKSFGSPGITMDRIVKAISAFERTIVSKNSKFDRYVMGEESALSPAQKRGLDVFMNKAKCSQCHKGPNFSDSEKHTTGLSGIEQKIRTPSLRDVSKKNEFMHNGKFTKLEDVVDHFVKGGSRGSIEDPLLKPSTITEVEKKDLIEFLKSLEGESHPLEMPKIPKA
- a CDS encoding MarR family winged helix-turn-helix transcriptional regulator, whose product is MSAQPEKIVHLLSGISERIFFSLSLSYEKEGYKDISPTQGAVLCALRNKIPESMTSISKKVFRDRSTVTQIVKRLVANGYVERFKNVQDSRISEIVLTEKGKAARSAVVRSSRKMFTRIYKHTTFEERRILIALLEKIDSGS
- a CDS encoding class I SAM-dependent methyltransferase, whose translation is MCVQKTPTLSLVNAYFFQTMQGYLHYKYRSIKRKLFENLPDKIVELGPGVGSNLRYFKPGTTLLAVEPNAGMHSLLKKNSEKYSVKIELVNLSAEKLPFADSSVDAVVCSLVLCTVEKPDQVLKEIKRVLKAGGKFVFLEHVAAEHGSWIEWIQKIVFKPWLWFFEGCRLNRDTYQTLQNAEFSNLKIERSSLSTIFLPIRPHIYGIATK
- a CDS encoding TolC family protein, whose amino-acid sequence is MDLKKERTRGKFRNLLIFGTILFVATQPIIGEDILPEEAVLEEEKKSSEGNLSDSRRVLRLTLREAVNHVLEKNITIQNAKMEYVKADGTELKNESQFTWNLIGGITVFKTNLPNNRNNVFAGQKQSQDKLSVGVEKNFRTGTYAKFEASTTRFDTSAFENPQTTPSNLTFLAIPPQYTSALTITLSQELLKYSFGKTQKDKDAIIRQNTVIKREELIYTLSQLVVQTLVQYWSLNIYDSNVKTLEELQSNTKNIRDLTARKRNLGLSENFEVNLWSSILSQTAGNLEKAKVSRKEAERNLIRILNADPTSKIEGVTDLQEEVPADFEVEKDYLFALDHRTDLKNLRKQREIAELNLRIKEAEDMPSLKVSGAYSTRGQNIVSPQQNISDTNRGIASFKYPEAYAAFQFSYPLWDKGIKADIRNAKLDVENLEKKEAELKLSIKEELSNRYAAIVADKDLFEGAKKRREEASKYYRGLSERFRQGRFTAVAVKAALDNVIQSELQVTQSKIQLNIDILRYELAKNHIFEKFGVNVNDIIDRLMKMADPALLQSAASASNTSEQK
- a CDS encoding thioredoxin domain-containing protein, with translation MVECRKFFTNRKMNFTGLKENNSMNLHSHNPNRLLQEKSPYLQQHAYNPVDWFPWGEEALTKARDQDKLIFLSIGYATCHWCHVMERESFENQTIADYLNSHYVSIKVDREERPDIDRIFMDALHAMDQQGGWPLNMFLTPDGKPITGGTYFPPEPRYGRKSFLEVLNVIQGVWSTKRQELITASTELSQYLKESGEGRANEKQEAGFPAENSFDAGYSLYESYYDPQFGGFKTNHVNKFPPSMGLSFLLRYHHSSGNPRALEMAENTLLAMKQGGIYDQVGGGLCRYSTDHHWLVPHFEKMLYDNSLFLESLVEYSQVSKKIPAESFALDVIDYLHRDMRIPGGGICSAEDADSEGEEGLFYIWDLAEFREVCGEDSSLLEKFWNVTEKGNFEEKNILHESYRSAVAKLDSEELKRIDAALERGRKKLLERRSKRIRPLRDDKILTSWNGLYIKALVKAGSAFQREEFLVLAEETYSFIEKNLIDSNGRILRRFRDGESGILGYSNDYAEMIAASIALFEAGRGIRYLKNAVLWMEESIRLFRSPAGVFFDTGSDGEVLLRRSVDGYDGVEPSANSSLAYSLVKLSLLGVHSDRYREIAESIFLYFTKELSTHALSYPFLLSAYWTYKHHSKEIVLIRKNGEAGKDLLSAIGKKFLPNSVVAVVNEDELEEARKLSSLFEARDSGGGALVYVCENFACKLPVDNVADLEKFLE
- a CDS encoding MBOAT family O-acyltransferase, with product MIFNSAVFIYFFLIVLAVCYFFAARKTSTNIQNIFLLIASYTFYGWWDWIFLILIIFVSVSNFYIALLIEQKESNKIRGWLLFLAIVIDMGMLGFFKYYNFFIENLSVAVKTSAGLFGVEDPTLFQDATFLQIILPVGISFFTFQTLSYVIDVYYRKLKAETNLIDFSLFVCFFPQLVAGPIERAGDLLPQIKEDRKINLDLFYKGCLLILVGFYMKTYVADNLAELVNLVFLDNPLIYKANPDLAGGHSAIHIILSFLAFFFQIYCDFAGYSYIARGSAFLLGFNLSENFITPEFSVNFRELFRRWHVTLNRWFTDYVYIPLGGSKVSRLYNFRNLFIIFGLSGIWHGASWNFAFWGLACGLYIVLYMIFKEPFEKLKLSAKSAFPFLNHAFFTKGFFFWSCFFTTFMFAMTSIFFRSYDGQHARILLASIFENFFTLKGPNDQISIANYFTEIIKVIGPLLLWDYFHYKNNSAFFIFEKPAVIRILTYLFFFYCIVLKGVFGKNVIYFAF
- the rsfS gene encoding ribosome silencing factor; translated protein: MTPAPKQNPTTKEILQIIHDIMVDKKCEEVSILNLEGVNSYLSYFVICTVNSAVQANAVAREVRKTLKEYKLAHKEADKTGTSANSGWTLLDFGEIIIHIMTPEKREYYNLDRLWRDAKRMEL